The following coding sequences are from one Paramormyrops kingsleyae isolate MSU_618 chromosome 21, PKINGS_0.4, whole genome shotgun sequence window:
- the map6d1 gene encoding microtubule-associated protein 6 homolog has protein sequence MAWPCISRVCCLARFWNQFDKSDLSVPLTIQNYSEIGEQEVRSVAKHVPAGRTQKAEPSAQNQRASLTAAEAGSRRSLRGRKEPSYKPREDYRPPDVPFQSVTQYKQDFKPWPIPKRESFPWITNGNKEDSPLDSPKNAKQHKSANEDRSRQKRGDQSLGAAKGSSYRHEYRPWSGVKSSKQVRKKPPLSTADLPPETSYRAAFSGDSFRQMEVLHVDTTGASRGDLPDGPDLILGTRAEEQLVKTKLSPNPSAVFQSGSRIFNI, from the exons ATGGCTTGGCCGTGCATCAGTAGGGTGTGCTGCCTGGCTCGGTTCTGGAACCAGTTCGACAAATCCGATCTCTCGGTGCCGCTGACTATCCAGAACTACTCCGAGATCGGGGAGCAGGAGGTGAGATCAGTAGCCAAGCACGTACCGGCGGGCAGGACGCAGAAAGCCGAACCGTCCGCCCAGAACCAGAGAGCATCACTTACAGCAGCGGAGGCGGGGAGCAGGAGATCATTGCGGGGACGGAAGGAACCGAGCTACAAGCCCCGAGAGGACTACCGTCCCCCCGACGTGCCTTTTCAGAGTGTCACTCAGTACAAACAAGATTTCAAGCCCTGGCCCATTCCTAAAAGGGAGAGTTTCCCCTGGATTACCAATGGTAATAAGGAAGACTCCCCTTTGGATAGTCCAAAAAATGCGAAGCAGCACAAAAGTGCGAACGAGGATCGAAGTAGGCAGAAGCGGGGCGATCAGTCGCTGGGGGCGGCCAAAGGAAGCTCATACAG GCATGAATATCGGCCCTGGTCTGGAGTGAAATCATCCAAACAGGTCCGTAAGAAGCCCCCCCTCAGCACAGCCGACCTCCCACCTGAGACCAGCTACCGGGCAGCCTTCAGCGGGGACTCCTTCAGGCAGATGGAGGTGCTCCATGTGGACACCACCGGAGCCTCACGAGGCGACCTGCCTGACGGGCCGGACCTCATCCTCGGGACCAGGGCAGAG gAGCAGCTGGTTAAAACAAAGCTTTCCCCAAACCCCTCCGCTGTATTTCAGAGTGGATCCAGAATCTTCAATATATGA